Proteins from one Candidatus Desulfovibrio trichonymphae genomic window:
- the mutL gene encoding DNA mismatch repair endonuclease MutL, with protein sequence MTEKSRHIKLLLPELRNQIAAGEVVDRPAGALKELVENSLDAAAGHIVVTLENGGQSRISVQDDGCGIPAAELELAVTRHATSKIASMDDLERVSSYGFRGEALPSIASVSRFKITSAVREDGGLGTARSVEVEHGRLVASNPAALHQGTVVEVRDLFANVPARLKFLKSPSAEFKRAQEWLARLALAWTDVGFVLRAGEREVLRFTAGQTLRDRLALLWPALVVNALCPFDVQRHGIRVHGLAAPSHASRLRGDRIFLYVNGRPVADKGLSAAVREAYKGRLTSRDYPQTALFVEIDPREVDVNVHPAKFEVRFRDSSAVFSATLHALQSALPSVVVFDGLSAELPAQGAAVNAPPRPQGFWGSIDNPPLLPRRESAEMQDAYLPSIDAPPFCKAVAETAAAYGLAAAEHRGEGAAPVDPPDETTAPQRGRPQVGSFCYLGQVADTYLVLRDAVGALLLVDQHAAHERVLYERAKKHVFSGKGRRLALPFNLPLHPAEKERLYEIGDRFKSLGFELECADAVLVVLSTPPTLSRADAGEFLREALAGRKDDLASVFISLSCKGAVKAGQRLTDDEAAELVRQWLSSLEKEYCPHGRPCVLRRDATDLEKLFKRRQ encoded by the coding sequence ATGACTGAAAAAAGTCGTCATATCAAGCTGTTGCTTCCAGAGTTGCGCAATCAGATCGCTGCCGGCGAAGTGGTGGACAGGCCTGCCGGCGCTTTGAAAGAGCTTGTTGAAAACAGTCTGGACGCCGCCGCCGGACACATTGTCGTCACGCTGGAAAACGGCGGACAAAGCCGCATCTCCGTGCAGGACGACGGTTGCGGCATTCCCGCCGCGGAACTTGAGCTTGCCGTTACACGCCACGCTACAAGCAAAATTGCAAGCATGGACGATCTGGAACGTGTCTCTTCCTATGGGTTTCGGGGCGAGGCCCTGCCGAGCATTGCCTCTGTCTCCCGTTTCAAAATCACTTCCGCCGTGCGCGAAGACGGCGGTCTCGGCACGGCCCGCTCTGTTGAAGTGGAACACGGACGGCTTGTGGCGTCAAACCCTGCGGCGCTGCACCAGGGCACTGTTGTGGAAGTGCGCGATCTTTTTGCAAATGTGCCCGCCCGTCTTAAATTTTTAAAAAGCCCGTCCGCAGAGTTCAAGCGCGCTCAGGAGTGGCTTGCCCGTCTGGCTCTGGCCTGGACAGATGTGGGTTTTGTTCTGCGCGCGGGCGAGAGAGAAGTTCTGCGTTTTACGGCGGGGCAGACTCTGCGTGACCGCCTTGCCCTGCTCTGGCCGGCGCTGGTTGTGAACGCCCTGTGTCCCTTTGACGTGCAGCGCCACGGCATACGCGTGCATGGTCTTGCCGCGCCGTCGCATGCGAGTCGGCTCCGCGGGGATCGCATTTTTCTGTATGTCAACGGCCGTCCTGTGGCGGACAAAGGTCTTTCCGCAGCCGTGCGAGAAGCCTATAAAGGGCGATTGACCAGCCGGGATTACCCGCAAACAGCCCTTTTTGTGGAGATTGATCCGCGTGAGGTGGATGTGAATGTGCATCCGGCCAAGTTTGAAGTGCGTTTTCGTGACAGCTCCGCTGTTTTTTCCGCAACGCTGCACGCGCTGCAAAGTGCGTTGCCTTCCGTTGTGGTTTTCGACGGGCTGAGCGCGGAACTGCCGGCGCAGGGCGCTGCCGTGAACGCCCCCCCCCGCCCGCAAGGTTTCTGGGGCAGCATTGACAATCCCCCGTTGCTGCCCCGCAGGGAAAGCGCCGAAATGCAGGACGCGTATCTGCCCTCTATTGACGCGCCGCCCTTCTGTAAGGCTGTTGCCGAGACAGCCGCCGCCTATGGCCTTGCGGCTGCGGAACACCGTGGCGAGGGCGCCGCCCCGGTCGACCCGCCGGACGAAACAACGGCGCCGCAGCGCGGTCGGCCGCAGGTGGGTTCATTCTGTTATCTTGGGCAGGTGGCGGATACGTATCTTGTGCTGCGTGACGCCGTCGGCGCTTTGCTGCTTGTGGACCAGCATGCGGCGCACGAACGCGTGCTGTACGAACGCGCGAAGAAGCATGTTTTTTCCGGCAAGGGACGACGTCTTGCGCTCCCGTTCAATTTGCCTCTGCACCCGGCGGAAAAAGAGCGTTTGTACGAGATCGGCGACCGTTTCAAGTCTCTGGGTTTTGAGCTGGAATGCGCAGACGCCGTTCTTGTTGTTTTGTCAACGCCGCCGACGCTTTCGCGCGCCGACGCCGGCGAATTTCTGCGCGAGGCGCTTGCCGGACGCAAGGACGATCTCGCGTCTGTGTTTATCTCTCTGTCGTGCAAGGGGGCTGTCAAGGCCGGGCAGCGCCTGACGGACGACGAGGCGGCGGAACTTGTGCGGCAGTGGCTTTCTTCACTGGAAAAAGAATACTGCCCGCACGGGCGCCCCTGTGTGCTGCGCCGGGACGCGACGGATCTGGAAAAACTGTTCAAGCGTCGGCAGTGA
- a CDS encoding riboflavin kinase — MLLPACGVYAAFLWVGTQRFKAVTNVGRRPTFGGGDVIVESFLPDASENLYGQCVRLEFVARLRDERHFDSAQALKQQIDRDVDTARVLLESATLR; from the coding sequence GTGCTGCTGCCGGCTTGTGGCGTATATGCGGCCTTTTTATGGGTGGGCACGCAGAGGTTTAAGGCTGTGACCAATGTTGGCCGTCGCCCCACGTTTGGCGGCGGTGACGTAATCGTGGAAAGTTTTTTGCCGGATGCTTCTGAAAATCTCTACGGGCAATGCGTTCGTCTGGAGTTTGTGGCCCGCTTGCGCGACGAGCGTCATTTTGATTCGGCTCAGGCTCTCAAGCAACAAATTGACCGTGATGTAGACACCGCGCGCGTCTTGCTGGAATCCGCAACGTTGCGCTGA